One genomic region from Erythrobacter mangrovi encodes:
- a CDS encoding pilus assembly protein TadG-related protein, whose translation MGWLRRFRSDESGASAALYALALPALVAAAGIGFDYARVAGMDSELQNAADQSALAGATQLDQLSDSITRATAAARNVSLPAINQTLFSNDSEGLTVDVPDGQVYFYATQADAEADTNRVTDAALARFIRVKVETRRANYALTPVVGAFFGDISAEAVAGIGSAVCRIPPLMICNPDEPLNNTDENVDFIAANHVGQGLLVVQQGFWDPGAFGFLDLGAGATGVEQALAWVSPTGNCIPVNGPEVIDAEIEPGLKASTQEAINTRFDVYDSCPAGGTCPSSINAIKDVTHISDTAGVPDFSNGKACTFGQNGESNGWLEPTNPYLPTADAALPDTVTPSAMGHPRDVCHAIDPRSCGRFGDGFWDRDAYFRSRYGWTQQQWLDNTGLSLGAGARPKTPTRYDVYKWEIANRGSTFDGATVLGNQVNGTRTNYGTPICSPHKSYGSGSIPADDVADRRRMSVAVINCHAEDVRGKSGPYRIRKFIDVFLVEPSLKRTRTAKTDIYMEIIGESDASAVGETAGTVIRRDVPYLIK comes from the coding sequence ATGGGTTGGTTGCGGAGATTCAGGAGCGATGAAAGCGGGGCCAGCGCCGCGCTTTACGCGCTGGCTCTTCCCGCCCTGGTTGCTGCAGCTGGGATCGGTTTCGATTATGCCCGAGTCGCCGGGATGGACTCCGAACTGCAGAATGCAGCCGACCAGTCGGCCCTGGCGGGTGCGACCCAACTCGACCAGCTGAGCGACTCGATCACCCGCGCGACCGCAGCGGCCCGTAACGTAAGCTTACCCGCGATCAATCAGACGCTGTTTTCCAACGATAGCGAAGGGCTGACCGTCGATGTTCCCGATGGCCAGGTCTACTTTTACGCTACCCAGGCAGATGCTGAGGCCGATACCAATCGGGTAACCGACGCTGCGCTGGCCCGCTTCATTCGCGTTAAGGTTGAGACCCGTCGGGCCAACTATGCTCTGACGCCGGTGGTCGGTGCCTTCTTCGGCGATATCTCTGCCGAAGCTGTGGCGGGCATCGGATCGGCAGTGTGCCGCATTCCGCCCCTGATGATCTGCAACCCCGACGAACCGTTGAACAACACGGACGAGAACGTCGACTTCATCGCTGCCAACCATGTCGGACAGGGCCTGTTGGTGGTTCAGCAGGGCTTCTGGGATCCCGGCGCGTTCGGATTTCTCGACCTGGGCGCAGGCGCAACTGGTGTGGAACAGGCGCTCGCATGGGTTTCACCAACGGGCAACTGCATCCCGGTCAATGGTCCCGAGGTGATCGACGCCGAGATCGAACCAGGCCTCAAGGCATCGACACAGGAAGCGATCAACACCCGCTTCGACGTATATGACAGCTGCCCGGCTGGCGGGACCTGCCCGTCCTCGATCAATGCGATCAAGGACGTGACGCATATTTCGGACACCGCGGGCGTTCCGGACTTCAGCAATGGCAAGGCCTGCACCTTTGGCCAGAATGGTGAATCGAATGGCTGGCTGGAGCCGACCAATCCGTACCTGCCCACCGCCGACGCAGCGCTACCCGATACCGTAACGCCCAGCGCTATGGGGCATCCGCGAGATGTATGCCATGCGATCGATCCACGCAGTTGCGGCCGTTTCGGCGACGGTTTCTGGGATCGCGACGCCTATTTCCGCTCGCGCTACGGCTGGACCCAACAGCAGTGGCTGGACAATACGGGACTATCTCTTGGTGCGGGAGCCCGGCCAAAGACGCCGACGCGCTACGATGTCTACAAGTGGGAAATCGCAAATCGCGGTAGCACATTCGATGGCGCCACCGTTCTTGGCAATCAGGTCAATGGAACGCGAACCAATTATGGAACGCCGATCTGCAGCCCCCACAAGTCCTACGGCTCGGGCTCCATCCCGGCAGACGATGTAGCCGACCGGCGACGGATGTCGGTGGCAGTGATCAACTGTCATGCCGAAGATGTGCGGGGCAAGAGCGGCCCCTACCGGATCCGCAAGTTCATCGACGTGTTCCTCGTCGAACCCAGCCTCAAACGGACGCGGACCGCGAAGACCGATATTTACATGGAAATCATCGGCGAATCCGATGCGAGTGCGGTCGGCGAAACAGCAGGGACGGTCATCCGCCGCGATGTTCCGTATCTGATCAAGTGA
- a CDS encoding TadE/TadG family type IV pilus assembly protein — MRSFVGRQDGAAAAELALLLPLLVLMLFGALEVSYYFYNQHQVVKGVRDGARYASRQSFTSINCDSGSSIPTAVETAIKEVTRTGRPSGGTTRVPGWVNADVTVAVICPGTAVTTGIYTGETNAPVVSITASVDYQSLFDGVGVLTDSYSLNATQQAAVMGI, encoded by the coding sequence TTGCGATCCTTTGTTGGCCGACAGGATGGCGCCGCCGCGGCCGAGCTTGCGCTGCTGCTGCCCTTGCTGGTGCTCATGCTGTTTGGCGCGTTGGAAGTGTCCTATTACTTCTACAACCAGCACCAGGTGGTGAAGGGCGTGCGCGATGGCGCCCGCTATGCCAGCAGGCAGAGCTTTACCTCGATCAACTGCGATTCCGGCTCCTCGATCCCCACTGCGGTGGAGACGGCCATCAAGGAAGTCACCCGCACCGGCCGCCCGTCGGGCGGTACCACGCGGGTGCCCGGCTGGGTCAATGCGGACGTTACGGTTGCGGTGATCTGTCCGGGAACCGCGGTTACGACAGGGATCTATACCGGCGAGACCAATGCTCCTGTTGTCAGCATAACCGCCAGCGTCGACTATCAATCGCTGTTCGATGGGGTCGGCGTGCTGACCGACAGCTATAGCCTCAATGCAACCCAGCAAGCCGCGGTGATGGGCATATGA